The following coding sequences lie in one Jonesia denitrificans DSM 20603 genomic window:
- the yidD gene encoding membrane protein insertion efficiency factor YidD — MTQGTSAAGRGALQIILFYQRYISVLTGPTCRYHPTCSHYATTAIQRHGFFRGTRLAAWRLLRCVPWTPGGIDDVPPTVTRHPEPPALHDGELCPTTSPSVRTSPHSTCQAQE; from the coding sequence CTTCAGATCATCTTGTTCTATCAGCGGTATATCTCTGTGCTTACCGGGCCAACATGCCGCTATCACCCTACTTGTTCGCACTACGCAACAACCGCGATTCAACGTCACGGTTTTTTCCGCGGTACTCGCCTTGCTGCGTGGCGCCTACTCCGGTGTGTTCCCTGGACACCCGGCGGGATCGATGATGTTCCCCCAACAGTCACGCGTCATCCCGAACCCCCAGCCCTCCACGATGGTGAACTTTGTCCAACCACGTCACCTTCAGTGAGAACTTCCCCGCACAGCACGTGCCAAGCACAGGAGTAG